A genomic segment from Neodiprion lecontei isolate iyNeoLeco1 chromosome 1, iyNeoLeco1.1, whole genome shotgun sequence encodes:
- the LOC107224378 gene encoding polyamine-modulated factor 1, translating into MVEEGSITAANCPKDLLLFRAAISRIFRDIAESVSADEFWNSWTVLKQKRKLSQQLYTLMVDTLYENMVTRIDEFIAEDDLIEKFNVLKRIIDETDTPRDHVAWRPPGNVMEHLRSLDGEKIKQHSEKLEEYVTTMEAENKKLAQQVSKGRKAASTVNAKADCLLEQHKYVRSEFERAARHLEGDIKKMSA; encoded by the exons ATGGTCGAGGAGGGTTCTATTACGGCGGCGAACTGCCCTAAGGACTTGCTGCTCTTCCGGGCAGCGATTTCGAGAATATTCCGTGACATCGCGGAGTCCGTGAG CGCAGATGAATTCTGGAATAGCTGGAccgttttgaaacaaaaacgaaaactgTCTCAACAGCTGTACACTTTGATGGTAGACACATTGTACGAGAACATGGTTACTCGTATAGATGAATTTATCGCGGAGGACGATTTGATCGAGAAATTCAACGTTCTGAAGCGAATAATTGACGAAACTGACACTCCGCGTGACCACGTAGCAtg GAGACCCCCTGGGAATGTAATGGAGCATTTGCGATCTTTGGATGGGGAGAAAATCAAACAACACTCGGAAAAACTTGAAGAGTATGTGACGACGATGGAGGCAGAGAACAAGAAGCTGGCGCAGCAAGTTTCCAAAGGCAGAAAAGCTGCCAGTACAGTCAACGCAAAGGCGGATTGTTTGTTAGAGCAGCATAAATATGTACGATCTGAATTTGAAAGGGCGGCTCGGCATCTTGAAGGTGATATTAAGAAGATGAGTGCTTAA
- the LOC124296635 gene encoding pickpocket protein 28-like yields MRAMAALGYTVETLMRRLMQPCDKMLIKCAWLGNLYNCSKMFRTIKSTEGFCCAFNYHAMIASDSVAIPSTYQKFVPGVISSNTESEQNSDWVPGVEGIEKVAGSGRDVGLSVIFDLEENFYGGATRPYIGASVMLYDAEDYPEISVLTSLAEPGREIDIAITGTIVESVPSVRTLSVERRRCWFDDEVSLKSSPLYSYPTCVTECRIEHIRSLCNCIPFYYPHSYTQTRTCGLTDVHCLRTYRRVLSSLQTPIDMGIENSTLETAECQCLPQCTDRWYSFTTEATDMKQVKYDAPMFQYYSHGLDVRNLSLIYVYFRDISCLKYRKDIWLTWDGLFASFGGIFGLCLGGSVISLIELVYFYVVRIFHKRNYQAVISVKKSVTSKLQNKNIKWIDVTTNPDVNNHNPEMLMSSLWVPSNNSTVDDAASLSTEFKSFRASTRLKHNRIIAN; encoded by the exons ATGCGAGCCATGGCTGCTCTCGGCTATACGGTGGAGACACTGATGCGCCGG CTGATGCAGCCTTGCGACAAAATGTTGATCAAGTGCGCTTGGTTAGGCAACCTGTACAACTGCTCCAAGATGTTTCGTACGATCAAATCAACCGAAGGTTTTTGCTGTGCTTTCAATTATCACGCGATGATCGCGTCTGACTCCGTAGC AATACCTTCTACCTACCAAAAATTCGTACCAGGGGTAATTAGCTCAAACACCGAATCAGAACAAAATTCCGATTGGGTTCCCGGAGTGGAAGGAATCGAG AAAGTCGCAGGATCTGGCAGAGATGTCGGGCTGTCCGTGATATTTGATTTGGAAGAGAATTTTTACGGAGGTGCGACCCGCCCGTATATCGGGGCATCGGTTATGCTTTACGACGCGGAAGATTATCCAGAAATCTCAGTACTTACCTCTCTGGCAGAACCGGGGAGAGAGATCGACATTGCGATAACAGGGACTATAGTCGAAAGCGTGCCGAGCGTTCGAACGCTTTCTGTCGAACGGCGACGGTGTTGGTTCGATGATGAG GTTAGTTTGAAATCATCGCCGCTCTACAGTTATCCAACGTGCGTTACCGAATGCAGAATCGAACACATCAGGAGCTTGTGCAACTGCATACCATTCTACTATCCGCACTCTT ATACGCAAACTCGCACGTGCGGTCTAACGGATGTGCACTGCCTGCGAACTTACAGAC GAGTTCTGTCAAGCTTACAAACGCCGATAGATATGGGTATCGAAAACAGCACGCTGGAAACCGCCGAGTGCCAGTGCCTTCCTCAGTGTACTGATAGATGGTATTCTTTCACAACCGAGGCGACCGATATGAAACAAGTTAAATACGATGCACCGATGTT CCAATATTACAGCCATGGCTTGGACGTTCGGAATTTATCTCTGATTTACGTCTACTTTCGAGACATTTCGTGTCTTAAGTATCGCAAGGATATTTGGCTCACCTGGGACGGTCTGTTCG CATCCTTTGGCGGAATTTTTGGGCTATGTCTAGGTGGATCCGTTATTAGCCTGATCGAACTCGTGTACTTCTATGTAGTAAGAATATTCCATAAAAGGAATTACCAGGCGGTTATTTCGGTAAAGAAGTCTGTCACTTCAAagttacaaaacaaaaatatcaaatggATAGACGTGACGACAAATCCCGATGTGAATAATCATAATCCAGAGATGTTAATGAGCAGCTTATGGGTACCCTCAAACAATTCTACAGTGGACGACGCTGCTTCGTTATCAACCGAGTTTAAAAGTTTCCGAGCTTCTACCAGATTGAAACACAACAGGATCATCGCAAACTAA
- the LOC107224371 gene encoding uncharacterized protein LOC107224371 isoform X2: protein MKFLKPKTIRSAMIPSFLAHWVLGMGTIECPFGRPRPVISLCWSIVHFTLYLKIVLLANKEDPTENGLGNVSFNSFQISRFINLIAVTIFLYFGHRKAKDVAICMDKLSSIDKMLIVIGIPNEYGLVLKYQMIQLTEVLIFVGITLIYIIRWFGYEAWSKTATFAGVICAEYLMMYNHIINGTFAALIRHIGGRFRHLNAHLRQLSSREIITGPFLPISNYLFAPFKLEIHANGLSTRVTDKESVAHVVWNTRRIHRELCTIARTLNEAFGIQLLVSMSTSFILIITLLYTAYLYFSVVTAEYSTFSIWTFVLILNWLIFSCSSIPYVAYVCSITSAEAQNIGEVIYELITPTTSKQAKDEVHSFSLQLVRKPLEFTACGFFVLENGVIRDVHDLVGNNLFSDYDPASQYL from the exons ATGAAGTTCCTGAAGCCAAAGACAATCAGGAGTGCGATGATACCGTCCTTTCTGGCCCACTGGGTCCTTGGTATGGGGACTATTGAGTGCCCGTTCGGTCGTCCGAGACCAGTCATATCTCTGTGCTGGTCAATCGTTCATTTCACCCTTTACTTGAAAATCGTTTTACTCGCAAACAAAGAGGATCCTACCGAAAATGGGCTTGGTAACGTTTCTTTTAACAGCTTTCAGATTTCCAGATTCATCAACTTGATCGCTGTGACGATATTTCTGTACTTTGGGCATAGGAAAGCGAAG GATGTCGCGATTTGTATGGACAAGCTCAGTTCCATTGACAAGATGTTGATCGTTATTGGGATCCCGAACGAATACGGATTGGtcttaaaatatcaaatgattCAGCTGACCGAGGTCCTTATCTTCGTGGGAATAACGCTGATCTATATTATTCGGTGGTTCGGTTACGAAGCTTGGTCCAAGACCGCGACCTTCGCCGGTGTAATTTGCGCTGAATATCTAATGATGTACAACCATATTATCAATGGCACCTTTGCTGCCCTGATCAG ACACATTGGCgggcgttttcgacatttgaACGCGCATCTGCGGCAGTTAAGCTCCAGAGAAATAATAACTGGGCCGTTTCTTCCGATTTCAAACTACTTGTTCGCTCCATTTAAGCTCGAAATTCACGCGAACGGACTATCCACCAGAGTAACGGATAAGGAGTCAGTGGCGCATGTCGTGTGGAATACCAG aaGAATACATCGTGAACTGTGCACCATAGCCAGGACTCTGAACGAGGCCTTTGGCATCCAGCTGCTTGTGTCGATGAGCACATCTTTTATTCTCATAATCACCCTGCTCTATACCGCTTACCTTTACTTCAGCGTCGTGACAGCCGAATATTCGACATTCAGCATTTGGACATTCGTGTTAATTTTGAATTGGCTTATCTTCTCTTGCTCGTCAATTCCGTATGTCGCTTATGTCTGCTCGATCACCTCTGCCGAG GCACAAAATATAGGCGAAGTCATCTACGAACTTATCACGCCGACCACTTCCAAACAAGCAAAAGATGAG GTGCACAGCTTTTCACTCCAGCTTGTACGAAAACCTCTGGAATTCACCGCATGCGGATTCTTTGTGCTGGAGAACGGGGTGATTCGCGACGTAC ATGATCTCGTCGGTAACAACTTATTTAGTGATTATGATCCAGCTTCGCAGTACTTATGA
- the LOC107224371 gene encoding uncharacterized protein LOC107224371 isoform X3 — translation MKFLKPKTIRSAMIPSFLAHWVLGMGTIECPFGRPRPVISLCWSIVHFTLYLKIVLLANKEDPTENGLGNVSFNSFQISRFINLIAVTIFLYFGHRKAKDVAICMDKLSSIDKMLIVIGIPNEYGLVLKYQMIQLTEVLIFVGITLIYIIRWFGYEAWSKTATFAGVICAEYLMMYNHIINGTFAALIRHIGGRFRHLNAHLRQLSSREIITGPFLPISNYLFAPFKLEIHANGLSTRVTDKESVAHVVWNTRRIHRELCTIARTLNEAFGIQLLVSMSTSFILIITLLYTAYLYFSVVTAEYSTFSIWTFVLILNWLIFSCSSIPYVAYVCSITSAEAQNIGEVIYELITPTTSKQAKDEVHSFSLQLVRKPLEFTACGFFVLENGVIRDVPVTLRRLKST, via the exons ATGAAGTTCCTGAAGCCAAAGACAATCAGGAGTGCGATGATACCGTCCTTTCTGGCCCACTGGGTCCTTGGTATGGGGACTATTGAGTGCCCGTTCGGTCGTCCGAGACCAGTCATATCTCTGTGCTGGTCAATCGTTCATTTCACCCTTTACTTGAAAATCGTTTTACTCGCAAACAAAGAGGATCCTACCGAAAATGGGCTTGGTAACGTTTCTTTTAACAGCTTTCAGATTTCCAGATTCATCAACTTGATCGCTGTGACGATATTTCTGTACTTTGGGCATAGGAAAGCGAAG GATGTCGCGATTTGTATGGACAAGCTCAGTTCCATTGACAAGATGTTGATCGTTATTGGGATCCCGAACGAATACGGATTGGtcttaaaatatcaaatgattCAGCTGACCGAGGTCCTTATCTTCGTGGGAATAACGCTGATCTATATTATTCGGTGGTTCGGTTACGAAGCTTGGTCCAAGACCGCGACCTTCGCCGGTGTAATTTGCGCTGAATATCTAATGATGTACAACCATATTATCAATGGCACCTTTGCTGCCCTGATCAG ACACATTGGCgggcgttttcgacatttgaACGCGCATCTGCGGCAGTTAAGCTCCAGAGAAATAATAACTGGGCCGTTTCTTCCGATTTCAAACTACTTGTTCGCTCCATTTAAGCTCGAAATTCACGCGAACGGACTATCCACCAGAGTAACGGATAAGGAGTCAGTGGCGCATGTCGTGTGGAATACCAG aaGAATACATCGTGAACTGTGCACCATAGCCAGGACTCTGAACGAGGCCTTTGGCATCCAGCTGCTTGTGTCGATGAGCACATCTTTTATTCTCATAATCACCCTGCTCTATACCGCTTACCTTTACTTCAGCGTCGTGACAGCCGAATATTCGACATTCAGCATTTGGACATTCGTGTTAATTTTGAATTGGCTTATCTTCTCTTGCTCGTCAATTCCGTATGTCGCTTATGTCTGCTCGATCACCTCTGCCGAG GCACAAAATATAGGCGAAGTCATCTACGAACTTATCACGCCGACCACTTCCAAACAAGCAAAAGATGAG GTGCACAGCTTTTCACTCCAGCTTGTACGAAAACCTCTGGAATTCACCGCATGCGGATTCTTTGTGCTGGAGAACGGGGTGATTCGCGACGTAC CTGTAACGCTGCGCCGACTCAAGTCGACTTGA
- the LOC124296638 gene encoding uncharacterized protein LOC124296638, with amino-acid sequence MDNEALTDSYENISGELKNRMEILKRKCVTEQEKLSRKVLVISRLEKDMIETEDELSRYKSNTEKTREKWKNVEVEVDKLKWMQEKASIVLDSNRKMNEIQSKTVEGIRRNYTNLTRSAFKTVRQETAREMINNEINNLADSKKKLKSKLRWLREANDENKNSFAKASMELARAKERAVTVTRLQQKLQESETCKLNAVKKLNTLKSL; translated from the exons ATGGATAATGAAGCGCTCACCGACtcgtatgaaaatatttcgggggaattgaaaaatcgtatGGAAATTCTCAAGAGGAAATGTGTCACAG AGCAGGAAAAGTTGTCGAGAAAAGTGCTGGTGATATCCCGGCTTGAAAAAGATATGATCGAAACAGAAGACGAATTATCGCGGTATAAATCGAACACAGAAAAAACTCGGGAGAAATGGAAAAACGTGGAAGTCGAGGTGGATAAATTGAAATGGATGCAGGAGAAGGCGTCGATAGTTCTGGACAGTAACCGTAAAATGAATGAGATTCAATCAAAGACGGTGGAAGGTATCAGGCGGAACTACACGAACTTAACTAGGTCTGCTTTCAAGACTGTTCGACAGGAAACTGCGAGGGAAATGATAAATAACGAGATAAACAATCTGGCCGATAGTAAGAAGAAACTTAAGAGCAAGCTGCGCTGGCTTCGCGAGgcaaatgatgaaaataaaaatagttttgcTAAAGCCAGCATGGAGTTGGCGAGAGCAAAA GAACGAGCTGTTACAGTTACTCGGCTTCAACAGAAGCTCCAGGAATCAGAAACCTGCAAATTGAACGCagtcaagaaattaaatactTTAAAGTCTCTatag
- the LOC107224371 gene encoding putative gustatory receptor 28b isoform X1 yields the protein MKFLKPKTIRSAMIPSFLAHWVLGMGTIECPFGRPRPVISLCWSIVHFTLYLKIVLLANKEDPTENGLGNVSFNSFQISRFINLIAVTIFLYFGHRKAKDVAICMDKLSSIDKMLIVIGIPNEYGLVLKYQMIQLTEVLIFVGITLIYIIRWFGYEAWSKTATFAGVICAEYLMMYNHIINGTFAALIRHIGGRFRHLNAHLRQLSSREIITGPFLPISNYLFAPFKLEIHANGLSTRVTDKESVAHVVWNTRRIHRELCTIARTLNEAFGIQLLVSMSTSFILIITLLYTAYLYFSVVTAEYSTFSIWTFVLILNWLIFSCSSIPYVAYVCSITSAEAQNIGEVIYELITPTTSKQAKDEVHSFSLQLVRKPLEFTACGFFVLENGVIRDMISSVTTYLVIMIQLRSTYDVPVFASTAVPSQALNSTS from the exons ATGAAGTTCCTGAAGCCAAAGACAATCAGGAGTGCGATGATACCGTCCTTTCTGGCCCACTGGGTCCTTGGTATGGGGACTATTGAGTGCCCGTTCGGTCGTCCGAGACCAGTCATATCTCTGTGCTGGTCAATCGTTCATTTCACCCTTTACTTGAAAATCGTTTTACTCGCAAACAAAGAGGATCCTACCGAAAATGGGCTTGGTAACGTTTCTTTTAACAGCTTTCAGATTTCCAGATTCATCAACTTGATCGCTGTGACGATATTTCTGTACTTTGGGCATAGGAAAGCGAAG GATGTCGCGATTTGTATGGACAAGCTCAGTTCCATTGACAAGATGTTGATCGTTATTGGGATCCCGAACGAATACGGATTGGtcttaaaatatcaaatgattCAGCTGACCGAGGTCCTTATCTTCGTGGGAATAACGCTGATCTATATTATTCGGTGGTTCGGTTACGAAGCTTGGTCCAAGACCGCGACCTTCGCCGGTGTAATTTGCGCTGAATATCTAATGATGTACAACCATATTATCAATGGCACCTTTGCTGCCCTGATCAG ACACATTGGCgggcgttttcgacatttgaACGCGCATCTGCGGCAGTTAAGCTCCAGAGAAATAATAACTGGGCCGTTTCTTCCGATTTCAAACTACTTGTTCGCTCCATTTAAGCTCGAAATTCACGCGAACGGACTATCCACCAGAGTAACGGATAAGGAGTCAGTGGCGCATGTCGTGTGGAATACCAG aaGAATACATCGTGAACTGTGCACCATAGCCAGGACTCTGAACGAGGCCTTTGGCATCCAGCTGCTTGTGTCGATGAGCACATCTTTTATTCTCATAATCACCCTGCTCTATACCGCTTACCTTTACTTCAGCGTCGTGACAGCCGAATATTCGACATTCAGCATTTGGACATTCGTGTTAATTTTGAATTGGCTTATCTTCTCTTGCTCGTCAATTCCGTATGTCGCTTATGTCTGCTCGATCACCTCTGCCGAG GCACAAAATATAGGCGAAGTCATCTACGAACTTATCACGCCGACCACTTCCAAACAAGCAAAAGATGAG GTGCACAGCTTTTCACTCCAGCTTGTACGAAAACCTCTGGAATTCACCGCATGCGGATTCTTTGTGCTGGAGAACGGGGTGATTCGCGAC ATGATCTCGTCGGTAACAACTTATTTAGTGATTATGATCCAGCTTCGCAGTACTTATGATGTGCCGGTCTTTGCCTCGACTGCCGTTCCATCTCAAGCGCTGAATTCTACCAGCTGA
- the LOC107224371 gene encoding uncharacterized protein LOC107224371 isoform X4, with translation MKFLKPKTIRSAMIPSFLAHWVLGMGTIECPFGRPRPVISLCWSIVHFTLYLKIVLLANKEDPTENGLGNVSFNSFQISRFINLIAVTIFLYFGHRKAKDVAICMDKLSSIDKMLIVIGIPNEYGLVLKYQMIQLTEVLIFVGITLIYIIRWFGYEAWSKTATFAGVICAEYLMMYNHIINGTFAALIRHIGGRFRHLNAHLRQLSSREIITGPFLPISNYLFAPFKLEIHANGLSTRVTDKESVAHVVWNTRRIHRELCTIARTLNEAFGIQLLVSMSTSFILIITLLYTAYLYFSVVTAEYSTFSIWTFVLILNWLIFSCSSIPYVAYVCSITSAEAQNIGEVIYELITPTTSKQAKDETSLVRCTAFHSSLYENLWNSPHADSLCWRTG, from the exons ATGAAGTTCCTGAAGCCAAAGACAATCAGGAGTGCGATGATACCGTCCTTTCTGGCCCACTGGGTCCTTGGTATGGGGACTATTGAGTGCCCGTTCGGTCGTCCGAGACCAGTCATATCTCTGTGCTGGTCAATCGTTCATTTCACCCTTTACTTGAAAATCGTTTTACTCGCAAACAAAGAGGATCCTACCGAAAATGGGCTTGGTAACGTTTCTTTTAACAGCTTTCAGATTTCCAGATTCATCAACTTGATCGCTGTGACGATATTTCTGTACTTTGGGCATAGGAAAGCGAAG GATGTCGCGATTTGTATGGACAAGCTCAGTTCCATTGACAAGATGTTGATCGTTATTGGGATCCCGAACGAATACGGATTGGtcttaaaatatcaaatgattCAGCTGACCGAGGTCCTTATCTTCGTGGGAATAACGCTGATCTATATTATTCGGTGGTTCGGTTACGAAGCTTGGTCCAAGACCGCGACCTTCGCCGGTGTAATTTGCGCTGAATATCTAATGATGTACAACCATATTATCAATGGCACCTTTGCTGCCCTGATCAG ACACATTGGCgggcgttttcgacatttgaACGCGCATCTGCGGCAGTTAAGCTCCAGAGAAATAATAACTGGGCCGTTTCTTCCGATTTCAAACTACTTGTTCGCTCCATTTAAGCTCGAAATTCACGCGAACGGACTATCCACCAGAGTAACGGATAAGGAGTCAGTGGCGCATGTCGTGTGGAATACCAG aaGAATACATCGTGAACTGTGCACCATAGCCAGGACTCTGAACGAGGCCTTTGGCATCCAGCTGCTTGTGTCGATGAGCACATCTTTTATTCTCATAATCACCCTGCTCTATACCGCTTACCTTTACTTCAGCGTCGTGACAGCCGAATATTCGACATTCAGCATTTGGACATTCGTGTTAATTTTGAATTGGCTTATCTTCTCTTGCTCGTCAATTCCGTATGTCGCTTATGTCTGCTCGATCACCTCTGCCGAG GCACAAAATATAGGCGAAGTCATCTACGAACTTATCACGCCGACCACTTCCAAACAAGCAAAAGATGAG ACCTCTCTTGTTAGGTGCACAGCTTTTCACTCCAGCTTGTACGAAAACCTCTGGAATTCACCGCATGCGGATTCTTTGTGCTGGAGAACGGGGTGA